The Lathyrus oleraceus cultivar Zhongwan6 chromosome 5, CAAS_Psat_ZW6_1.0, whole genome shotgun sequence genome includes the window ccctttgtgtgtgtttggagtctgacataagtccagcgattggcagtcggtttcctgtgtgggtttgtttgttggagtctgacataagtccagcgattggcagttgttttcctgtgtgtgtttgttgggtcggagtctgatgtaagtccagcgattggcattcggtttccatgtttgcctgtttgggtggagtctgacgtaagtccagcgattggcagtcagtttcctgtctttgttttgtttggcgtgcgttagccgagctacgagtgttctgattcttctctggttagagaagatacgtatgcataggatgcgacatcctagcgagcatgtttccccctgtcccgaactacgtcgactctgatgtctgtgcctgatagactacgtaggcccagaATGTGATATCCTACTGAGTTctgtttcttttgtctttctgtgtttccttccagccttgtgcagtttgtgagcagtttttagcaacctttcttctattcttttgtgtgtggatcccgtcgagtacgacggatgcgtaggggtgctaataacttcccttcgcataaccgactcccgatcccatctctctttggtcacgagaccatgtcttttccaggtttacttcgagcgtttccttttcctcttttgggataaataacgcacggtggcggctctgttgtttcgtttttcccgccggtttttcgcgtagTGCGACACTGTGTAGAACTGGATCTCTCTTGCTTtaattcgtgcttgatcttgcttatggagcttgtaGAAGTGGATTGAGAATtgtgcaaggctttggatcctggagtttttgaatctccaaacagtgatgaaattctggtatcagatataagatgtcgaaggtaatgtcacgacactgatatctggttataaacaatggataaacagaaacagaatggtaaagcaaataacacaagcaattgttaacccagttcggtgcaactcacctacgtctgggggctaccaagccaggaaggaaatccactaaaatagaattagttcaaagactatccgtacacttcaccaagttacagtctttctcacctaatctctaccggtgcaatttctacctaagcactcttagatatgagaacccactcacttcccttacaatcacacacccgtgattgAAAACAATAATCCCTTGTGAAAAGcaaatacttttcaattacaatattcttgattttacttcacagtttcaatcaagaagacacactcttgatcttgcttcaaagctttgatcaagaagacaaatcagtccaattcaatcatcaatggatgacttgaatgacctacagacacaaaccctagctctctctctaaatttcgctcagtcttggttgtgtgtacaatcaggttttctaagtccctttttatagaagtattggacacattgaaaaccctagatatattttccaatcaaatcttttcatatcagctgtaaagatctccttggaaaataaacaaatctggttgatatccctgacagaatgcgccagctagccatatcttcaatcaaccaatgattgccactaattgtgcaatcacaaaacaccagacattcatactgaatgttctgtgtacaagatgtcaaaatatcgggtctgacatctggaaaaatcatgcataatccagtttccttttatagcaggtacagccatatcagttaccatgacaatgagaatgtcaactgaaacaatcctgcagcatatgtcttccatttaagctccagcaggtacaaccaatatcagaagccctgtcaatgtatgtggcattctgaaacaatcctgcttgcaaATGTTCTTCATcttcagcaggtacataggatatctcatgttaagacatcacacaagacatcttgtgaacactctttcttttaccaaaattgctaccaactcttagaatcaacaaactccccctttggcaaattttggctaaaacatatatctgttCTTTTTGTTCACAAGttaaactatcagcagttaaaccacataacagtagtttaatcagcagcagaagcaaaacaattactagctatggctactagtaatacacacatgcacaagggtacttctcctccccctaaatatgtgcaacaatcagaattactagttatggatgcaactagtaagacacacaaatgcacaagggtacttcttctccccctaaatctgtgcattcatcaaaaACAGGCTCCAGCtcctgtaccagccagaatgtcatatgacatctgctacaacatcaacacctgtgcaccatcagcacctgtgcaccatatcaataatagttgtccttctgatcagccacatccaacttacatatcaagcacttctccccctttttagtcaaaattgaccaaaggtgaccaatcagacaaaataaatgtctattagtctagCAGAGAAAGTCAAAACatatgttataacattaagcatgttaaaacaaaaatCCAGGAAGTACACAACATCATTATACACAGCAGAAAGCTGAGACAATGAACAAAttcaaggaactcattaagagccctaaatattacaaaacaggcatcatgaggactgccacaaaatacaaaaacagAAAGAACATCAGCTTTCCAAACAGCAACAATTTCCACCATCCCTTCCAGCTCCCCCAGGTCTTCAATACaggcaggaaccattaatcagaagaagaggtatcttcttcaccttcatcttcatcttcaaaaTCTTCTGAGCTTTCACAACGGGATTGGGATCTTGTAATTGATTCCTTTCCAATCTTTTATCTTTCTTCCCTTTCCAGGCTACAGATGAGAACTTTTAAAGCCTCTTTTCTAGCTTTTGCCACCTTTATTCCATTGTCCAATTCCTTGCAGATCTCTTTCAGTTGGTCAATCAGACTTCCTTTGGGTGAAGactcccttctggcagatgtcatgacatcattgacatgacttcccttAAACAGCTTGTAATGGATGGACAAAGGGATTTTCCTCCTGCTAGGGATATCACTTGTCCTCAGgattcctggttgttgactcaggatGATCCCACAGATGATAGATGGAAAAGCAATGGGCAGCTTTACAGCATTGGTGGAAGCATGTCTAATGGTTTGTTCAAATATGAACCTGCCAAAGtcatagttaacccttgttccaatagcatgaatgatCCTCCCAAGAGCAATGGAGATGGTGGATATGTGATTAGTAGGAACCCAATTTGCagaaccaatcttatgcaagaaGGCATACTTGACAGTTAGTTTACTAGTTGCAAGGTGTTTCCTACTGGGCCATTCattaacttggccagctgtaatcATCCTACAGATCTCATTATCTGTGGCCTCTAGATCTACCCCTTCATCAGTTCCTCTTTCCAGGAACctgttgatgatggttggtgaaagATTCACACACTTACCCCTAACAACCACTTTGCAGACCTCCCTGATGCTTTTTCCATAACTCTCATCAGGAATGTttacaatgaattctttgactagcccttcatagcattgaggcagagcagtcacagttttcataagaccagctgCCTGGATTAGATCCATACTTCCTTTACTTCAACAATCTCTTTCCCtaattctctttcaactgctacccttctttgagtgaCAAACCTCCATTTGTCTAGGTGCTTAGCAGCTACTTTGTTGGAAGACTTCTTTACAGCCTTTCTTTTGTTAGAGGAGATGTCTGGAACATCGTCTTCAGAACTTTCACTGTCTTCcttcttcctgacctctactttactccaagatttggagggacctatactaccaactgtagcacctcaaatttgcacctcccatttgtacaaTCATTTCATTGGTAGGTCATAAGCATTGCATATCATGTTACATTGCATCAGTCaagactgatcaggagaatccatctgtgcaaggcaacaagagcattttccatgaaatcaaagccctatggttgttccaatgagcttacatgacacaaggat containing:
- the LOC127081622 gene encoding uncharacterized protein LOC127081622 — encoded protein: MSPDTAQDIEEERSEEEDDTLVNLVKTSIANRMRKRRSMAEIRTGLVKEFIVNIPDESYGKSIREVCKVVVRGKCVNLSPTIINRFLERGTDEGVDLEATDNEICRMITAGQVNEWPSRKHLATSKLTVKYAFLHKIGSANWVPTNHISTISIALGRIIHAIGTRVNYDFGRFIFEQTIRHASTNAVKLPIAFPSIICGIILSQQPGILRTSDIPSRRKIPLSIHYKLFKGSHVNDVMTSARRESSPKGSLIDQLKEICKELDNGIKVAKARKEALKVLICSLEREER